The Fimbriimonadaceae bacterium nucleotide sequence GATCTTAATCCGCTTGCTTACCTCGGTGCCGGTGACCGTGCTCCAATTCGCACGCTCAAGCGCCCATTGCCAGCCTACGTCGGTGGGGGAGTAGACAAACTCAACGCCAGCCTGGAGAACGTCGCTAAGCGTTGCCTTGAGGTCTTTCCGGTCCAGCAATCTCTCCTCGCCCGCCGTGTAGTTCGGGCTGAGGCCGACGGTAACGACAACCGCTTCTTCCTCGACAGCCGTCTTGGTCTTTTTCGGCGGCTCAAGTTCGTCAGAGATGGAGTTGATGTGGCTGACCATCGCTGAGGTGAGCTTGGTGTAATCGGCGGGCCAGTAGTAGTTCTCGCCTTCGTAGTGGGCGATAGCGTGACGCCCGGTGATGACGAGCGCCGATGCGATCAGCGCAGCGTCGGTCGGCTTCATCTTCGGATAGGCCTTCTTAATTTGATCGACCGCGGTTTCAAGCTTTGTCAGGTGACAGGTCAACAATACGAAAACTCCTCGTTCGGGCGTACGCCGGTGCATCATAACACACAGACTGCGCCATACTTGGACAAGATTTTACCTTGCTCGTGAAAGGGTGGCTAGGAACATGAGACACAACACACAACGATGGAGTTTGATAGGGCTTGCTGTGCTCACACTGACCGTCTTATGTGCGCTCGGATGCGGAGACAAAGAGGCTCAGAACGGCTCTTCGACCGGCAGCGCCGAAAAGAAGCTGCTTATCGGGATCGTTTATGACTCCGGTGGCAAGAACGATAAGTCATTCAACGCCAGCGCGGCTCGTGGAATCGATAAGGCGATCAAAGAGCTTGGTGTCGAGCATAAAGAGATTCAGAGCCAGGGCGAGAAGGATTACGAGACGAACCTTTCCGCACTTGCCGAGGCTCGCTGCGATCTTGTCATCGCCGTTGGCGTGAATATGGAGACCGCGCTTCGTGCCAGCGCTTCGAAATTTCCCGAGACAAACTTCGCCATCGTTGACGTTCCCGTCGAGCTCCCGAACGTCCGCTCCCTTATTTTCAATGAGGAGCAGGGAAGCTTTCTTGCCGGCTACCTTGCCGGGCTCATGACCAAGTCGAACAAGCTCGGTTTCGTAGGCGGGCAGAGAATCAGTCTGATCGAGAAGTTTTACAGCGGCTACGCTGCCGGGGCGTATTTAGCCAATCCGAGCGTGGAGATGCTCCCCGATAAGTACGCAGATAGCTGGAATAATGCCGACCTTGCCAAGATCGCGGCCATCTCGCTCTACACTCAAGGGGCAGACATCGTTTATCACGCCGCAGGCAAAGCCGGGATAGGAGTATTCAACGCTGCCCATGAGCGCGGAAGATACGCCATTGGAGTCGATAGCGATCAGGATGAGCTTTATGAGGGCATCATCCTCACCTCTATGATCAAGAACGTCGATGAGGCTGTTTTCTCAACGATTAAGGACCTCAAAGAAGGGAATTTTTCGCCTGAGATCAAGGTCTATGACCTGGCGAGCGGTGGAGTTGGCCTAAGCCCAATGAGGTTTACAAAGGAGATCATCGGCGATGAGAATCTGGCGAAGATCGATGCTGTGGCGGAAAAGGTGAAGTCGGGCGAAATCAAAGTGCCGACGACAAAAGACGAACTCGCTAAGTTCCGTGCCTCATTGCCCAAGTAAACGAGATCGCAAGTAGTCTTCCTCACCGATTGCAGACATACAAATCCGGTCGGAAATCGACTGTTTCTGGCTTACACTTGACGTAAGCATGAACCGCTACAGATTTAGATTCGCCGCCAAGCTGACGCTTCTCGGAGCGCTGGTTCTGATCTCCGGTCAGGCGCTCGCCTTTACCCCCCGAGGCCAAGGCGAGAGTTGGGACAAATACAGTCAGCGATTGCGCGGGCTCGCCAACACCTACCAGAAGTGGGGAATCACCCTCAAAGTCGAACCAAAAGCGTTCACCTCAACCGCCGGACCCCTGCCTTCCTACCTCAAGGTTGTCAGCGGATTTGAATCGGGCGATACGCTTAATGTGAACATTGAGACTGGACTTGGAAAGAATGAAAGCACCGCTGTCGCGATCGCGGGCGAGTTCAAATACGGCCCCGACGGGAAGAAGGTATCCGGCAACGGTGTGATCTATCTCAAGGGAACGGGTGTTGGTGGCAAGTTCAAATACGACAACGTCAAGGGGCTCCAACTTGAAACCGGTTTGGAGGAGACGTTCTACTCGATCGGCATCAACATTGGAAACGATGAGAAGGGACCGGTCGGAATTGGATTGAAACTCGGCCCCGCA carries:
- a CDS encoding BMP family ABC transporter substrate-binding protein; translation: MRHNTQRWSLIGLAVLTLTVLCALGCGDKEAQNGSSTGSAEKKLLIGIVYDSGGKNDKSFNASAARGIDKAIKELGVEHKEIQSQGEKDYETNLSALAEARCDLVIAVGVNMETALRASASKFPETNFAIVDVPVELPNVRSLIFNEEQGSFLAGYLAGLMTKSNKLGFVGGQRISLIEKFYSGYAAGAYLANPSVEMLPDKYADSWNNADLAKIAAISLYTQGADIVYHAAGKAGIGVFNAAHERGRYAIGVDSDQDELYEGIILTSMIKNVDEAVFSTIKDLKEGNFSPEIKVYDLASGGVGLSPMRFTKEIIGDENLAKIDAVAEKVKSGEIKVPTTKDELAKFRASLPK